In a single window of the Delftia tsuruhatensis genome:
- a CDS encoding dihydrolipoyl dehydrogenase, whose protein sequence is MKNPPTTASDVIIVGAGSAGLSALREVRKHTEHFAIVNDGPWGSTCARVGCMPSKLLIEAANAFHARQHLEAFGIRGADQLRPDLPAVFRRVRKLRDEFVASTLKSTEGLAERAVQGRARLLAANRIEVNGKVLAARKLILAPGSSPVVPEDWKRFGKRILTTDTLFERKTLGPRVAVVGLGPIGVEMAQALARLGLEVTAFGHGPRMAGLTDPNVTDALRHLLEREMAVITDHEAELSKGPDASIVVHAGDTRVVVDHVVAAMGRRPQLQGLGLETLGLPLDEHGLPPLDPQTLQVGDLPLFLAGDANGERALLHEAVDEGHIAGVNAMAETPACFERRTSLSIVFCAPNAAVAGQPMKALLGQAFVVGRADFTHQGRARAAQCNAGLLHVFVDSASARLLGAEMCAPAGEHLAHLLALAVQQRMTVHELLRMPFYHPVLEEGLRTALQDAARQLHGQSPGDLGACEPLAMDD, encoded by the coding sequence ATGAAGAACCCGCCCACCACCGCATCGGACGTGATCATCGTTGGTGCCGGCTCCGCCGGACTGTCGGCGCTGCGCGAAGTGCGCAAGCACACCGAGCATTTCGCCATCGTCAATGACGGGCCATGGGGTTCGACCTGCGCACGGGTGGGCTGCATGCCCTCCAAGCTGTTGATCGAGGCAGCCAATGCATTCCACGCACGCCAGCACCTGGAGGCCTTCGGCATTCGGGGCGCGGACCAGTTGCGGCCGGACCTGCCTGCCGTGTTCCGGCGCGTGCGCAAGCTGCGTGATGAATTCGTGGCCAGCACGCTGAAGTCCACCGAGGGACTTGCCGAGCGGGCGGTGCAGGGCCGCGCTCGCCTGCTGGCGGCCAACCGCATCGAGGTCAATGGCAAGGTGCTGGCAGCGCGCAAGCTCATCCTGGCGCCGGGGTCCAGCCCCGTGGTGCCCGAGGACTGGAAGCGCTTCGGCAAGCGCATCCTGACCACGGACACGCTGTTCGAGCGCAAGACGCTGGGCCCGCGCGTGGCCGTGGTCGGCCTTGGCCCCATCGGGGTGGAGATGGCGCAGGCCCTGGCACGGCTGGGGCTGGAAGTCACGGCGTTCGGACATGGCCCCAGGATGGCAGGGCTGACCGACCCGAACGTCACCGACGCGCTGCGCCATCTGCTCGAACGCGAGATGGCGGTGATCACCGACCATGAGGCAGAACTGAGCAAGGGACCGGATGCCAGCATCGTCGTGCACGCCGGCGACACCCGTGTCGTGGTGGACCATGTGGTGGCCGCCATGGGCCGCCGCCCGCAGTTGCAAGGCCTGGGCCTGGAGACGCTGGGCCTGCCGCTGGACGAGCATGGACTGCCCCCCCTGGACCCGCAGACGCTGCAGGTGGGCGACCTGCCGCTGTTCCTGGCAGGTGACGCCAACGGCGAGCGCGCGCTGCTGCACGAAGCCGTTGACGAAGGCCATATCGCCGGTGTCAATGCCATGGCTGAAACACCGGCATGCTTTGAGCGCCGCACCAGCCTGTCCATCGTCTTTTGCGCTCCCAATGCCGCCGTGGCGGGCCAGCCGATGAAGGCCTTGCTGGGACAGGCCTTCGTGGTCGGCCGGGCGGACTTCACCCATCAGGGCCGCGCCCGGGCCGCGCAGTGCAATGCAGGCCTTCTGCACGTGTTCGTGGACAGCGCGAGCGCCAGGCTGCTGGGCGCCGAGATGTGTGCCCCGGCGGGCGAGCATCTGGCCCACCTTCTGGCGCTGGCCGTGCAGCAGCGGATGACGGTGCATGAGCTGCTGCGCATGCCCTTCTACCACCCCGTGCTGGAGGAGGGCCTGCGCACAGCCCTGCAGGATGCTGCACGCCAGTTGCATGGACAGTCGCCGGGCGACCTGGGTGCTTGCGAGCCGCTTGCCATGGACGATTGA
- a CDS encoding EAL domain-containing protein, with amino-acid sequence MITSDAVVGGFFMRASFDRGAPAGAVCMPASLHACGGGRRRPSAENAGCQEADAVDIAAGRPDGIKRRWNAFLKFHGAGHSCHPGFLWFFAFENACSIVKGNLNEQNALLEWVFEIMPERSSTAPLGKLLAYGLELDGVDRVLSVVRRHLGMDVAFVARFLGVDRVLEHVDENSPGTVFKGQKIPLNEGYCQKVVNGQLPEFIPDTSKVAAALQIPETHAIPIGSHLSTPIRLDGDRLYGTLCCFSHQPNDRLGWPDMLMLRAFSELLGMHFGAAAAAQQTFDRVADEIRSAMDGGMPRPVFQPVYTIATGELHGFECLSRFDLEPLRPPDQWFKAAHEVGMGLDLERHAIDIALGALLRLPAHWHLSVNCSPQLILSGQLPRRLGVEYDISRVTLEITEHAAVDDYDALAEALAPLRRRGATLAVDDAGAGYSSMRHILCLQPDMIKLDMSITHNVHADRSRRALAKGLTSFAHEIGSVVVAEGVETSQEFEALASLGVDLAQGYFLARPMRLEQVQTMALARA; translated from the coding sequence ATGATCACGTCCGATGCGGTGGTGGGCGGGTTCTTCATGCGGGCATCCTTTGATCGCGGCGCCCCGGCGGGCGCCGTTTGCATGCCGGCCAGTCTGCATGCGTGCGGCGGTGGCAGGCGTAGGCCAAGTGCCGAAAACGCGGGCTGCCAGGAAGCCGACGCGGTGGACATCGCAGCGGGTCGGCCCGATGGAATCAAGAGGCGGTGGAATGCCTTCTTGAAATTCCATGGCGCGGGCCATTCATGTCATCCTGGATTCTTGTGGTTTTTTGCTTTTGAGAATGCCTGCTCCATAGTCAAAGGGAATTTGAATGAGCAAAATGCCCTGCTAGAGTGGGTCTTCGAAATCATGCCTGAAAGAAGCTCCACCGCACCTCTTGGCAAACTTTTGGCATACGGCCTCGAGCTGGATGGGGTCGACCGCGTGCTGTCGGTCGTGCGGCGGCATCTGGGCATGGATGTGGCCTTTGTGGCACGGTTTCTCGGCGTGGATCGGGTGCTGGAGCATGTGGACGAGAACTCCCCCGGCACCGTGTTCAAGGGCCAGAAGATTCCGCTCAACGAGGGCTATTGCCAGAAAGTGGTCAATGGGCAATTGCCCGAATTCATTCCCGATACCTCCAAGGTCGCCGCTGCACTGCAGATCCCTGAAACGCATGCCATTCCCATTGGTTCGCATCTGAGCACTCCCATTCGCCTGGACGGCGATCGCCTGTATGGCACGCTGTGCTGTTTCAGCCATCAGCCCAACGACCGGCTGGGTTGGCCTGACATGCTGATGCTGCGTGCATTCTCTGAGTTGCTGGGCATGCATTTCGGAGCGGCTGCCGCAGCCCAGCAGACGTTCGACAGGGTGGCCGATGAAATCCGCAGCGCCATGGATGGCGGTATGCCGCGCCCCGTATTCCAGCCGGTCTACACGATTGCCACCGGCGAGCTGCATGGATTCGAATGCCTGTCTCGCTTCGATCTGGAGCCGTTGCGTCCGCCGGACCAATGGTTCAAGGCGGCCCATGAAGTCGGCATGGGCCTGGATCTGGAGCGCCACGCGATCGACATCGCGCTGGGTGCCCTGTTGCGCCTGCCCGCGCATTGGCATCTCTCGGTCAACTGCTCGCCCCAGCTCATCCTGTCGGGCCAGTTGCCTCGGCGGCTCGGGGTGGAGTACGACATCTCGCGCGTGACGCTGGAAATCACCGAGCACGCGGCGGTCGACGACTACGATGCCCTGGCCGAGGCCTTGGCGCCGCTGCGGCGCCGTGGCGCGACGCTGGCCGTCGACGATGCCGGCGCAGGCTATTCCAGCATGCGCCACATCCTGTGCCTGCAGCCCGACATGATCAAGCTGGACATGAGCATCACGCACAACGTCCATGCCGACCGCAGCCGCCGTGCACTGGCCAAGGGACTCACCAGTTTCGCGCATGAAATCGGCAGTGTGGTGGTGGCCGAAGGCGTGGAGACCTCCCAGGAATTCGAGGCCCTGGCCAGCCTGGGCGTGGATCTGGCGCAGGGCTATTTCCTTGCCAGGCCGATGCGGCTGGAACAGGTGCAGACGATGGCCCTTGCCAGGGCGTAG